AGATCGTCTGTCCAGGAAGATAAGTATCTCAGACACCGTCTCTCTCCAGACAGCCATAGACCATGAGTCCAGTTCTGATCCTCAGGTTTGGTTCTGTGTGTCTAAGTTTAACCGTTCATCTCCACATTTACTGATGTTTCACTTTGTGCTCTGCAGAAACCTCAGACTGATCATCTTTGAGACGCTGGAGAACACCATTGGTAAAATGTTTCATCTCCTACATGGATGTTGTCATGAtttgtttctgcatttcttAGAGACGTTGTCTTTCTTTTAGAGGATAGAGGAcctgtggaggaggaggaaaggaggaagaggatgcAGGTGGTGGAGAGGTTTCAGACGGCTCCTTCTGAGGAAATAGCAGCTCTCTGTGGATCCAGGCTGAGACACTTACTGAAGTTAACCTGGAGTAATTCTGTTTGGTTTCTAAGGTGAAGGTTTATCTGAGTGTAaaactgtttctggttctgatttacTGTAATCGGGTCATCAGTTGGTACCAGAACCTCAATCTAAAAATGAACCTTTTTGGAAGATCTTGGTCAGACTGGAATCTTTGTGAGCAAACAGATGAACAGTTCTAGTGGTTCTGGATGGAAACATGTCAAACCACCAAACTAACTGATGGTTCTGTCTTCTCCACAGACCTCATTGCTTCAGTCCAAACTAGATCAGGTCTTTGATCTGATTGTTCGTCCTCCTCCGTCTCCATCTGGACAATCGTCTCGTCGTTGGACGCCGATCTATGAGATGAACTTTCCTGACCTCTGTGTGTATTAGAGACTCAACAGGATGACCTGgatcattatcattattatctGATGTTGTGTTCAAGGAACAGAGGACAGAACAACTGAGGACTGGAAACATGTAGCATGAGtcatgttttgtgttcatagaagAAGTTTTTCTCAGTGGCTGTTTTGTTCCTCTGAGAaagatttagttttgtgttgATCTCAGTATTTCCcagttttatgtttcattttgttctgaTTCTTGAAGTGTGATtgtcaaaaagaaaactttatttaaatcatgTTGAACTAATTCAACTTTAACTGtccttttatttagttttgtctCTAAACTTTAAACCaactttttattattctgaAACATTGCTGATAAACTGTTGGAGATGATGACCTCAGAGTGGAAAGTTTGAACCATGTTTCATGTATCATGTGTGACCTGGTAGATCAAGGTGTTGGTTAGTATGAACTGCATGGGCTTCATCTAAAACCAACTGTGTCAGGGTTTAAACGCAGCAAACTGGAGGAAGGACAGACAGGGtatgaaacacagaaaacatctgattcATGGAGACACTGATCAAGAATGATCATATCTGTGCAGCGTCCCAACTCAGTTACCTTCTGCTACAACTAATCTGTCCACTAGAGGGAGCACAGATACTTCCACAAGTTCTGCTTCAAACTTAAAGATGAAATAACTGCATTCAGTGTTATTTGACTACTTTGTTAaatctttgaataaagaaatgtctgtttttatttccttgttttcctTCAAATAGTTTTAAGAAGCAACGTCCAGCTTTCTGACTCAATAACTCATTTTATTAAGAATTGGAGGATAAAGAAACCAAACACtgacaaacacatttaacacgACTAAAACAAGATGAAATGCTGAAGGAAAGAACTCAGTGTGTCATGTTCATTTTTCATgatgtgtttttaatcaaatatttagactgaaaataaaacaagtcaaataaaacaacagcaacaaatttCCACCCACTGCTCTAAAAGTGAGAGCTGTAAAAAACGACAGcatgaataaaagcaaataaaaacagaaggttacagtaaacacacataaaatgatTCCTTGGCTGCTGATATAGAAATGACCTGTTACTggatacaaattcacatttacCTTCAGAAAGTTCAACCATGTTTTCCAGCTGGAGCCAAACACTGTTGAGCTGGATGTCACCTGTGCTGAAAGCCAGCAGATAACCAAACCCCAGCATGATTTCAATGTGTGAGAACATAATAGAAggggaggaagggagggaaTAAAGCTCAGACAGCATGGGATCAAAGTCTGTGGTGACATAAACTTCAGTCCAACTgtggaaataaaaagataaaagtccagaaaaagacagaaaacatgaaTGAGCCAACAGCTCAGTGTGATAGACTAAAGTACTGAGAACATCTAGTGTCCTAGTTCAAGTCCTCAACTGACCAAAGAGCTTCTATTAATAGATCTTTACCATACATTATCTTCAACTTGACATTAGTTAgtaaagttgaaagaaaattcACATTAGTTGATAAACCAGCTGCTGTCAGCTCCATCCTTCACATTGAGCCaataggtcagaggtcatggcTGAAAGGCTATAGGATACAACAGTAAAGTGTCTGGTTGGATAGCTCAAGGTGTTTGATCAGAGATCAGCAACATGGAGGTCAAGGGATCAAGACTAAGAAGatccatgtttttaaaaaccaaaactgaataATTTCAGAGAACTTTGAACAATATTTCAAAGAGTTGAACCAGTGTGAGTCAATAGCTCAACATGATGGACCGTAGGGTGGAGATTCAAGAAGATTTGGGTTTAACTTCTCATCAGGAACCATTTAGGAGCTGATTTGTTGTAAAGAACCTCAGAGTCTGTATTTTGAGTTCAGGGATGAAAGTGAAAAGTTGAAAAGCACCAAGAGAAGAGAGATGAGAGGAGACCAGACCTGATGGTGTGGAGGAACTGTCTGTGACTAGAAGTTGTCAGTGGTGGAGTGCATGGGTTCAAGTCCTGCCTGAGTTACAACCTGGAGAGAAGATCTAGTCCTGCATAATGGTTTGCCCAAGATGTAGAGAGAGCTCTTAGGTGTTGCCAAGGTCTGGCATTCAAAGCACATCTAGAAGTTGAACCAGTTGGCCCTTACTGGTTCATCAAAAACCTGTCCCATTGTAGTGGGTAAGGGATTAAGTTCGTGTCTCCTCCCTGTCTTCCAGAGAGATGAATGGTGGGTGTTATACATCTGGAAACCTTTTAACTGGATCTAACAACCATTTCACATactttacatttattacacagTTAAGATAGAATTTTTATGACAACAAATAGAGGGCTGCTAACTTACTgataggataggataggataggatGTTGACAAATTAGTATGTTTTGAATGACCAACAGCTGTATTTTATTGTTGATCGACCGTTTAACGAACAGCACACTacactaaaataaatttttgtttgttgagggttagggttagggttagggttaaataAGACATACTTGTTGTAGGGACCTTGCAAACATGACACTACATAATTGAACACAGATGGAGGAGGAATAACTAGCAGCAGAACTTGCTGTTGTAAAACTAGGTGTGATAGAAGTAGGAGCAAGAAGGAATGCACACATATAAAACATATGTGTGCATCTAGATATAATGGGTGTGTTAAGTTGTTTTAGAGAGAATGATTGACAATGTTAAGCACAAACAgcatgtatgattttttttctatatcTTTCAGGGATTAGAGAGTATATAACAGCTAAGCTTTATTAGGATGATCCAGGCCTAGTTGTGGTGGAGATTTGAACCAGACGCTGCACCACTGGTGACTTACGGTCGCGAACAGTCCACACCACAAGACCCTTCACACATTATTATTTACAGAGAGCACATTAGTACATAGATTCAGCTGGGGCAGGATGTGGTCACCCTATGTCCAGTCGTAATCTTTCAGGTCAGCTGCCCTGAAGGTTAAAGTCCTCTAAAATGGTGGGGATGATGATACATCCCCTCCCTAACCTGTCGTCCTGGCTCCCCCTTGCCGTAGCATCATAGGTGTACCTACATAATCTGCCATGACACTAATTGTTGggcttttggtttttcttttgctgaatgttggatcactgagtttgaatttgtttatgAAGGACTGGAGGTGGCAGGGTTTGAACCCAGGATCATCGGGTCCACAGCACAGCGCCTCAAATGACATGACCAACCAACCAGCTGAGAAGCAAAGAGATCTAGttctgtataaaaaacaaatgtttctccaTAAATGTTCTGTTACTCAGAGTCATCAACAGCAAAAAGAAGATAGAGATCTTCCAAGCAGCAGTTCTGGTGACCAGATTAAAGCAGAAATTAAAGTAGATGACTATGGAACCGCAGAATCCAGCAGGAACCCAGATCTAAATACTCATGGAGGCACTTCCAACTATTCAGAGACTGAAGAcagtgaagatgatgaagaggatgatgtgaagcatcataaatctgagcttaaacacttatcagactctgaaactgaagacagtgaggatgattggaaggagagcaggacTTCAGGATCAGGCAGAAACACTGTCAACAAATCTTTGAGCTGCTCTGAGTGTGGGGGGAAATTTGCTAACAGACGCTCTCTTCAGAGTCACATGAAATGTCATCCAAGATTAACGTCTTCAGATTGTTCTGGTAGTGAGAcatgtttcagagaaaagaaaaacatagattCGTATATAATGGATTCACTGACAAAAGTCCAGACGAGTAGTAAAAATTTTAACTGTGGTGAGTGTGGGGAAACTTTTAACAGGAAACAAAAACTAAGCATACACATGGAAATCCACACAGCAAACAAACCCTTTGGATGTGATGTTTGTGggaaaagatttaaccaaaaaacaactttaaagcaCCATATAAAAACTCACACATGGGAGAAatcctttggttgtgatgcatgtggaaaaagatttgcattGAAACCAGTTTTAAGCAGACACATCAATATCCACACAGAAGtcaaaccctttggttgtgatttatgtggaaaaagatttttctcCAAGTCAAATTTAAACAACCACATGGGAAGCCACACAGGAGTGAAACCTAAAAACTTTACCTTTTATGTCAGGTCTAAACCAACACACTAGAATTTACAGAAGACAAAAATTGATGATGGTCAGAGGGTTCGatggtgccgattgtatggcagcctcgcttTTGTTAGTCGGAtgcagggcagctgtggttacaatgtagcttaccactgtcagtgtgttaatgtgtgtatgaacAGGTGTGGTTGCTGTTGTTGTATGTGCAAAATGTCTTGGTGGACACACAAATGTCCTCACCAAAACTGGTTTATGATGTCATTGTGTCAATGAGTTTGTTGAGGTCAGTGGCTGTAGCTTAAAAAAACCCTCCAATCGATGCATTCAAAACAGGCTGGTACCTTCTGCTTTAATTCCTCTGTCCACTTCTTTATAGTCCTTACCGCAGGCTTACAAGTTCTTCATTTCTGTTGGTTTGTGTGAGCTGAAGCAGATGGTGTTCAGAGTCCTGAAGCTGTTCAGGGCACAGGGCAGTAGGTATCCTTTCAAACTGTGTATCAGTGGTCAAGAGTGTTAGCATCTCTGGTTGAGCTCTCTGTTTTTAGGAAGTTCATAAGTGAGATTTGTGCTGTAAAATATTGGAGAACAATGATGGGGGAGTCTTGGTGTTGGTTCTTCCACATCTGTAATTAGGTCAGTCCGCTAAGGGCGGCATATCTGTGGAAATCCCAGTTTCTTATGCTGAGGAAGAGCATCTCGCTCGTTTAGTTTGCCAAGTAGCGGATATTCGCCAGGTAGATACACGAAAGCAGAGCTTGCAGTCCTGTCAGAGCTTGACAAGCATACCTGCACATTTCCCAGTCTGGTTCTCCAGTACTTCCCACAAAGAGCAACTGCACTTCCAACCAGGATTTCAAAATAATCTCTGAATGGGTGGAAACCAGAGAAGAGTTACTCAGAGAGGACTGACTGATTCTTAGGAGTTGCTGTCTGGTTGGAAGTACCTGTAGCACAACTGCAAAGTACAGTACaaatacaggaaaaaaacaaaagtacagaGACGGCCATGTATAGCGCCATCTTGGATCTAGCTAATTCCACAATGCTCTGGGTTGGGTCCTAGTTGTGCTTCAAGTGTGTTGATCTTTTTTTGCTAGAGATCATACATCTATTGTGGTCGATGAAAAAGATGGATTAAATCCCCGAACACCTGACAAACTCCCCATCCCCACCAAACCCTCTCCCCTCCTTTGGTGCAATGACACTGGTTCCTTGTTAGCTCTTTGGGTCGCAGTTTGGGTGTTTGAGCTTTTGAGTTGTCCTTGTAAACAACTGTGACTTTGTTATGGTGATACATTGCATTAAAGTCCACAAGAATATTATCAACCAGAAAACAAGGTCAAAAATCCTAAAGAATAACAAAACTTGTCATGTAATAAGTTGCTATCTTGTGTCATACTATTCTAGAATTTCGTTAAATTATTATAGAATTGAGTTTCATTCTAGAAATCTATGTTTGTTATGGATCATATACATATTGTTTGATATATTGTCGCCTCTGGCTGCTCATCTCTCACATTGTTGTGCCTCAGCTTGGGATGAAACGTGGACTTAGACCTTTCTTCGCTTCTGTTCATCAGAATGGTCCAcataagaggttgtgtctgggcagagaaaattagtttaggataaaacaacCTAAATATTGTTAACTTCATGGTGTTTAGCTTTTGTTTGTGGTGGTATAAGGCAACCTTTTGATGCTAATGTGAACATACTTCTAAGCCTTAAGGCTAGTctcatttgttctgtgttgttttaaagctgagacaaactttatttcaattatATGTTTAAACACTGGCGGTTCAGTAATGGAATTTGCTCCATTTGCTTTTATCTGTGCTTTTCCTTAATCTCTTTGAACTAACCTACTAAAAATGTGTTCGAATATTGCTTAAAACCTGCTAAAGGCTGCCTCTGCTAGCAGCTAACATGCTAATACGTCTGCTAATATTACACGGTAGACAGCTTTGTTTACAACATAGCTTGCTTCATTCATTCCATACTTGTTAGATAACGTGCCATCAGAGCTTGTATACACATTAAATACCATTAGTACAAATATTAACGTATGGGTAAAACTTATACAACTGTTGAATGAGCTACTTTCTTTGTAATAGGATTTGGTAACTCGGATGTGGTACCACCATATTTCCCTGTTTGTCCATTAGCTGTGCGCCCCCTGGcacttttaaataaaggtttgcACCACCATTTTAAGCGTTAATAATGTAGTTTAACCATGTGCTGAGGAAGAATTGTATAACATTGAAAATCAGTTGTCCAAATTGGTTGTTTTCTAATTTGAGAAttcattctttaaaaaacattttattaaaataatgtgtaatgcctggttcacactgaAGGGTTTTCAAATGATCAgctgattttcaaaaccaaaGACCCCATATGTGACGATACAAAATTGTAGGTATAACAGGTACGGTCCTACAACGTGTGATTCCAAGCTCAACACACCACTAACAAACACATTTCACTCACAAGTATTCAGATTTCAGACTGGAAATTTCACAAACCCTCTTGAGATCAaacgtgagttcagagtaattcccttCCGTTTTTAATCTCACCtcactttctgattggctacacgtCACATTCAACAAGGCTGCATGCTTGTATGTCCTCAGGGAAATACCCCACAGAGTAGGAAATCTTGGCAAGACGATCCAACATGTGGAATATCTCTGATTTGAGTTTGGGGCAGTCCTGACATCCTTCcaagcagactagatcactcttaaccCACCACACACGGCATGATTATCTCATAAAATGTTCTTGATAGCCAGCACGATGATCGGGCATGTCGGAAGATCGGGGTGAAAATCGTCATAAAATCATGCCGTGTGAACCAGGATTTGTATTGTGACTGGTTGTTTAAACACATACCAGTTGTTTTccttaattacttttaaaactaatttgattccttaacgccagtgactgtccactgtctctacatgctaatccaggaggagtgattgctacaaatctctgactcgatgcaatctgctgggtttccttagacagaaaaactttttatccaatttgaataaataactgaatctgactgcactgttcaatgattaggattaattggaatgtatgtacctgacttttagtgccttgagacgacatgtgttgtaaattggcgctatttaaataaactgaattgaattgaattaaaggaGAGAAAATCACCAAATAAAGTTGTAATTTTTGTGAGGGGGCATGGCTTAGTTGATACCATCAATCAACCATGCTAATAATATGTTAAGGAGACTTCACTGATGAATCACACAAAATTAGgtgtggatccgatgatgtatgaggtaGATAAAGCAGTTGTAAGAAAATTGTGAATATGATGAGGTGCTTAACAGGATCAGATTGGGGGGCAGATAAAACTGTTCTAAGAACGATATATATCGCTCTGATAAGATCAATATTGGATTATGGATCTGTAGTATATAAACTGGCTgcaaaaacagtcagtcagtcagtcattttctaccgcttattccatagtgggtcgcgggggagctggtgcctatctccagcagtctatgggcgagaggcagggtacaccctggacagatcgccagtccatcgcagggaaacacacaaacaaccatgcacacactcattcatacacctaaggtcaatttagagagaccaattaacctaacaggcatgtctttggactgtgggaggaagccggagtacccagtgagaacccacgcatgcacggggagaacatgcaaactccatgcagaaagaccccaggccgggaatcgaacccaggaccttcttgctgcaaggcaacagtgctaccaactgcaacTACCAAATGTTAAGGAGACTTCACTGATGAATCACACAAAATTAGGTGTGGATCCGATGCTGTATGAGGTAGATAAAGCAGTTGTAAGAAAATTGTGAATATGATGAGGTGCTTAACAGGATCAGATTGGGGGGCAGATAAAACTGTTCTAAGAACGATATATATCGCTCTGATAAGATCAATATTGAATTATGGATCTGTAGTATATAAACTGGCTGCAAAAACAATGATTCATAAATTAGAGAT
This DNA window, taken from Girardinichthys multiradiatus isolate DD_20200921_A chromosome 24, DD_fGirMul_XY1, whole genome shotgun sequence, encodes the following:
- the LOC124861507 gene encoding protein EFR3 homolog B-like is translated as MSPVLILRNLRLIIFETLENTIEDRGPVEEEERRKRMQVVERFQTAPSEEIAALCGSRLRHLLKLTWSNSVWFLRPHCFSPN